ACCTTTGCTGATTAAGTCTGCAAGTAACTGTGTGTGATGCAAAACCTCGAAGCTTGTTTGTCCATATCTGTTTTTGAAGGCGTTGTATGAGTGGGGACAGCTTGTGACAAGATGCTTTACATCATACTTGTTGAATAGCTTAACGTTTTCTTCTATTAGAAGTTCGAATAGGCCTTTTTCACCCATACCATAAACTTCGCTTCCACAGCAGTTTTCTTCGTCTCCTAATGTTCCAAAGTTGACTCCTGCTTTTTCGAAGCACTTCACCAAGCTTGTCGCCACCTCTTGAACTCGAGGATCATAAGCCGGTGTGCAACCTACAAAATAAAGAAACTCTGCATCTTGCGAGACGTGTTTAATGTCTAGTTCTTGTGCCCACTCCGACCTTTTGCTTCTTATTCTTGCCCACGGATTACCATTCTTAAAAGTGCTCTCTAACGCATCACGGAGTGTTGTAGCGATTTGTCCTTGTTCTACCGCAAGGCTTCTGATGTCAATTAGAAAGTCGTAGGGATTTATTTCCTTTGGACAGCGAATTCCACATGTAGCGCAGGTTGTACAGCTCCATAACTCGTTTTGGGAGTGTATGGTTAGCTTGCCACCTACAGAAACTTCCCGCATGTACTTTCTAACGTTTAAATTAGCCTTTCTGGACACTGGGCAACTTCCGGTACATATTCCGCAGTGAATACATTCAAGCAACTTATGTTTTTGAACGAGTTCCTGCACATTCATTTTTCTTGTCTCGCTTTGATAAGATGAAACATAAGGTTTTTTAAGCGTTTTCCTTTGTATGAATAAAAACAAGTTAAGGAAACGAGGGTGGCAAGATGGAGAAGGCGCCAACGAGAATAGGGATTTACGTTTGCGAGTGCGGTGGAAACATAGGGGACGTTGTGGATGTAAAAGCTGTCTTAGAAGCAGTTAAGAATTGGGAAGGAGTTGTCGTCACAAAATACCAAAAATATCTTTGTTCAAAGCCATCCCAAGAAGTAATAGCTGAAGCTATAAAAAAGAAAGACTTGGACCGAGTTGTAATCGCCAGCTGCACTCCAAGAATGCACCTTGCAACCTTTCAAAGCGTACTCGAGCGAGCTGGATTAAACCCTTACATGCTTGAATTCGTAAACATCCGAGAACAAGCCTCGTGGGTTCATGGTCCACAATCCTCTACGGCAGCCACAAAAAAAGCTATAAGCCTAATAAGGGGTGGCTATGAGCGAAGCATAGAACTTGAACCTTTAGAGAGCATAAGTGAAAAATGTTCAAGAGAAATTCTAGTAGTTGGTGGTGGGATAGCTGGCATTACTGCGGCTCTGGAACTTGGCTATTTGGGTTTTAAGGTTCATGTTGTGGAAAGGAAACCAAGCATAGGCGGGAACATGGCTAAATTAACCAAAGTTTTCCCCACGTTAGACTGTGCCCAGTGTATACTCACGCCGAGAATGGCTGAGGTTGGGCGAAACCGAAACGTGAATTTGCTTACTTACGCTGAAGTACGTGGTATAAGCGGACGCCCAGGCAACTATGAAGTGGAAGTTTTCATGAAGCCTCGCGGCGTGGATACTGAGACTTGTAGAAGTTGTGGTGTATGCGCTAAAGTTTGCCCAGTTACGGTGCCCGATGAGTTCAACGAAGGCATATCTCAGAGAAAGGCGGTGTACGTAGAGTTCCCTCAAGCAGTGCCCTCAGTTTATGTGATAGACTTTGGTGCGTGCACGAAATGCTCAAAATGTGAGCAGCTTTGTCCAGCCAAAGCCATAAACTTGGAAGACAAGGGAAAAACAATTAGGCTGAAAGTGGGCGCCATAATTATGGCCACTGGCTACGAGCTTTATGACGCGAACATG
Above is a genomic segment from Candidatus Bathyarchaeota archaeon containing:
- a CDS encoding (Fe-S)-binding protein — translated: MNVQELVQKHKLLECIHCGICTGSCPVSRKANLNVRKYMREVSVGGKLTIHSQNELWSCTTCATCGIRCPKEINPYDFLIDIRSLAVEQGQIATTLRDALESTFKNGNPWARIRSKRSEWAQELDIKHVSQDAEFLYFVGCTPAYDPRVQEVATSLVKCFEKAGVNFGTLGDEENCCGSEVYGMGEKGLFELLIEENVKLFNKYDVKHLVTSCPHSYNAFKNRYGQTSFEVLHHTQLLADLISKGNLTFSREINKTVIYHDPCFLGKQNGIYDEPRRAIENIPGVKLVEFDRSRERSLCCEGGGGRMWIDIPGERLAEIRVKDAADSGAEILVVACPFCLLTFEDAVKTTGLEGKIQVLDIAELLSQAI